In one window of Dokdonia sp. PRO95 DNA:
- a CDS encoding KpsF/GutQ family sugar-phosphate isomerase gives MNNFQQIIASAQKTIHIEQTAIANLSSLIDEEFAQAVQAIYNSKGRVVITGIGKSAIIAQKIVATLNSTGTPALFMHAADAIHGDLGSILIDDIVICISKSGNTPEIKVLVPLIKKTENTLIAITANRDSFLGKEADYILHANTEEEACPNNLAPTTSTTVQLVLGDAVAVALLNLRGFTESDFARYHPGGALGKRLYLTVNDICSTHENPQVTPDASIKEVIIEITNKMLGVTAVVLNGAIQGIITDGDLRRMLSKNDSLDGLTAAAIMSTTPKTVCHDAMAIDAKEILETHNITQLLVEKEGNYAGVVHIHDLIKEGIA, from the coding sequence TTGAACAACTTCCAGCAAATCATTGCTAGCGCACAGAAAACCATTCATATTGAGCAAACTGCGATTGCAAATCTCAGTTCATTAATAGACGAAGAATTTGCACAAGCAGTACAAGCCATCTATAATTCTAAGGGCAGAGTAGTCATAACCGGCATAGGTAAGAGCGCAATTATTGCTCAAAAAATCGTAGCAACCTTAAATAGTACAGGAACTCCTGCTCTATTTATGCATGCTGCAGATGCCATTCATGGTGATTTAGGAAGCATATTAATAGATGACATTGTTATCTGTATATCAAAAAGTGGAAATACTCCAGAAATCAAAGTTCTAGTACCTCTTATTAAAAAGACAGAAAACACGCTCATTGCAATTACGGCAAATAGAGATTCGTTTTTAGGTAAAGAAGCAGACTACATATTACATGCTAATACAGAAGAAGAGGCATGCCCTAACAACCTCGCCCCTACCACAAGCACAACAGTACAGCTTGTTCTAGGCGATGCAGTAGCAGTTGCCCTGCTAAACCTAAGAGGTTTTACAGAAAGTGATTTTGCACGATACCATCCTGGTGGTGCTCTAGGCAAAAGATTATACCTTACTGTTAATGATATTTGCTCTACTCATGAAAATCCTCAAGTAACACCAGATGCAAGTATAAAAGAGGTGATTATTGAGATTACTAATAAGATGCTTGGTGTTACAGCAGTAGTTCTTAACGGAGCTATCCAAGGAATTATAACAGACGGCGACTTGCGACGTATGCTATCAAAAAATGATTCTCTTGATGGTCTTACTGCCGCTGCAATCATGAGCACCACACCAAAAACAGTATGCCATGATGCTATGGCAATTGATGCAAAAGAAATTTTAGAAACACACAATATCACCCAGCTATTAGTTGAAAAAGAAGGAAACTACGCTGGTGTGGTACACATACATGATCTCATAAAAGAAGGAATCGCATAA
- the tatC gene encoding twin-arginine translocase subunit TatC, with translation MAKKVKKHPDEMSFLDHLEELRWHLIRATLAVVIIGTVAFIFKGTLFEIIFGPQNPDFVSYDILCKISQFFGAEKGCIADGDMDFIIQSRKVAGQFSAAIWTSIMAGVVIGFPYILYEFWRFISPGLYENERKSSKGFIVVASLLFFLGAAFGYFVVAPLSINFLATFKISDAVQNEFDIDSFIGLVRASVLASGFIFELPIIMYFLTKIGLVTPEFLKKNRKYALVIVLILAAIITPPDISTQVIVAVPIIILYEVSIFISRGVIRREKRRLKKQGLA, from the coding sequence ATGGCAAAAAAAGTAAAAAAACACCCAGATGAGATGTCCTTTCTTGACCACTTGGAAGAATTAAGATGGCACTTAATTAGAGCTACGCTCGCTGTAGTCATTATAGGTACCGTTGCTTTTATATTTAAAGGAACCCTTTTTGAAATTATTTTTGGCCCTCAAAATCCCGACTTTGTCTCTTATGATATTTTATGTAAGATTTCTCAATTTTTTGGGGCAGAAAAAGGATGTATTGCAGATGGAGACATGGATTTTATCATCCAAAGTAGAAAAGTAGCTGGCCAATTTAGTGCGGCTATATGGACCTCTATCATGGCAGGTGTCGTCATAGGTTTTCCGTATATTCTTTATGAATTTTGGAGATTTATTTCTCCAGGACTGTATGAAAATGAACGTAAATCAAGTAAAGGCTTTATTGTAGTTGCCTCTTTACTTTTCTTTTTGGGAGCAGCATTTGGATACTTTGTAGTAGCACCATTATCTATCAACTTCTTAGCAACTTTTAAAATATCTGACGCAGTTCAAAATGAATTTGACATCGATTCTTTTATAGGCCTCGTGCGAGCATCAGTACTAGCTTCTGGATTTATATTTGAATTACCTATCATCATGTATTTCCTTACTAAAATAGGTCTTGTGACTCCTGAATTCCTTAAAAAGAATCGCAAGTACGCATTAGTTATTGTATTAATTTTGGCAGCAATTATAACGCCTCCAGATATTTCAACCCAAGTAATCGTTGCTGTGCCTATCATTATCCTGTACGAAGTAAGTATTTTTATTTCTAGAGGTGTTATCAGAAGAGAAAAACGCCGACTTAAGAAACAAGGACTTGCATAA
- a CDS encoding carboxymuconolactone decarboxylase family protein, giving the protein MSNNIIDDFNSYRSTMNDKILADNNKIVKRIFNLDTNAFTEGALDKKTKELLGLVASTVLRCDDCVKYHLESCHDEGVTKEEVMETLSIGTLVGGTIVIPHLRRAYEYWEALDERKAGK; this is encoded by the coding sequence ATGAGCAATAATATAATAGACGATTTTAATAGCTACCGTTCTACAATGAACGATAAAATACTTGCCGACAACAACAAGATCGTCAAGCGTATTTTTAATCTAGACACTAATGCCTTTACAGAAGGTGCATTAGATAAAAAGACAAAAGAACTTCTAGGGCTCGTTGCCTCAACAGTATTACGTTGTGATGACTGTGTAAAATATCACCTCGAGAGCTGTCATGATGAAGGTGTAACTAAGGAAGAAGTAATGGAAACATTAAGTATAGGTACTCTTGTAGGAGGAACTATTGTGATACCTCACTTGCGCCGTGCATATGAATACTGGGAAGCACTAGACGAGAGAAAAGCAGGTAAATAA
- the lptB gene encoding LPS export ABC transporter ATP-binding protein, with translation MKLRAENLMKSYKGRQVVKGISVEVNQGEIVGLLGPNGAGKTTSFYMIVGLVKPNGGNIYLEQQDITKYPMYKRAQNGIGYLAQEASVFRKLSIEDNILSVLQLTKLSKKEQLHKMEELIEEFSLGHIRKSRGDLLSGGERRRTEIARALATSPSFILLDEPFAGVDPVAVEDIQRIVAQLKDKNIGILITDHNVQETLAITDRTYLMFEGSILKHGEPEELAADEMVRKVYLGQNFELRKKKLFT, from the coding sequence ATGAAACTACGTGCTGAAAATTTAATGAAATCCTATAAGGGCCGACAGGTGGTTAAGGGAATTTCTGTAGAGGTAAATCAAGGAGAAATAGTAGGTTTACTAGGGCCTAACGGAGCTGGAAAAACCACCTCTTTTTATATGATAGTAGGTCTTGTGAAGCCTAATGGTGGTAATATCTATCTAGAACAACAAGATATTACAAAATACCCTATGTACAAACGCGCTCAAAACGGGATAGGCTATCTAGCTCAAGAGGCATCTGTTTTTAGAAAACTAAGTATTGAAGATAACATCTTGAGTGTGCTACAGCTCACAAAATTATCAAAGAAAGAGCAACTTCATAAAATGGAGGAACTCATAGAAGAGTTTAGCTTAGGTCATATACGTAAAAGTCGTGGTGATTTACTTTCTGGAGGTGAACGTCGTCGTACAGAGATTGCACGAGCACTAGCTACCTCTCCATCTTTTATATTACTTGATGAGCCTTTTGCTGGTGTTGACCCCGTAGCTGTAGAAGATATACAGCGTATCGTGGCACAACTCAAAGACAAAAATATAGGAATACTTATAACCGATCACAATGTCCAAGAAACACTTGCCATTACAGATCGCACTTACCTAATGTTTGAGGGTAGTATTCTTAAACATGGTGAGCCAGAAGAACTCGCAGCAGATGAGATGGTACGTAAAGTCTATCTAGGTCAAAACTTTGAACTGCGTAAGAAAAAACTATTTACCTAG
- a CDS encoding phosphatase PAP2 family protein, producing the protein MKTTFTIILVCFLSVFCKAQTPIPTQTQDTLSVIKLAVYDTKVMLKGIGHAYTGPLRWKKDDWIVAGTIAGGTALLYFVDDDVNNFFSKRSDDLPTVLDEVGERGGSPQVIYGLTAGTYLFGLFTKNQKVRRAGALMTSSAVTAGLLQTILKASTGRSRPENGKGKFEFNPYSGMAGFRSFPSGHTILSVTMAHAVAKQFDNAWVKVGIYALGSIAPLQRIWGGAHWLTDVALSAALSIVIVDSIDNYMNKANVYPDGSKKNNSISWKFNVGLGRAGLTGTF; encoded by the coding sequence TTGAAAACAACATTTACAATCATACTCGTCTGTTTCCTTTCTGTTTTTTGCAAGGCACAAACCCCTATACCTACACAGACTCAAGACACCTTAAGTGTTATAAAACTAGCAGTGTACGATACTAAGGTCATGCTTAAAGGCATAGGTCACGCTTATACCGGGCCACTGCGATGGAAAAAAGATGACTGGATTGTAGCTGGTACCATTGCTGGGGGAACGGCACTACTTTACTTTGTAGATGATGACGTAAATAATTTTTTCTCAAAAAGAAGTGACGATTTACCAACAGTATTAGACGAAGTTGGAGAACGTGGCGGAAGTCCGCAGGTAATTTATGGCCTAACGGCTGGAACTTATTTATTTGGGTTATTTACTAAGAACCAAAAAGTACGTAGAGCGGGAGCCTTAATGACATCATCGGCAGTGACGGCTGGACTTTTACAAACCATTCTCAAGGCCTCCACAGGTAGAAGTAGACCAGAAAACGGTAAGGGAAAATTTGAATTTAACCCCTACAGTGGAATGGCAGGCTTTAGATCATTCCCTTCTGGACACACGATACTATCTGTAACCATGGCACACGCAGTTGCAAAACAATTTGATAACGCCTGGGTTAAGGTTGGAATATATGCCTTAGGATCTATTGCACCTTTACAAAGAATCTGGGGTGGAGCCCACTGGCTTACAGACGTGGCCCTTAGTGCTGCACTTAGTATTGTGATTGTAGATTCTATAGATAACTATATGAACAAGGCAAATGTATATCCCGACGGCTCTAAGAAAAACAATAGCATTTCTTGGAAATTTAATGTAGGCTTAGGTCGCGCCGGGCTTACTGGTACTTTCTAG
- a CDS encoding MotA/TolQ/ExbB proton channel family protein: protein MSQIIDRINEGGLLFMVPILLVLLAVLVLFILALVGKKRVRNTLELIGHLSLFALMWGLLGSTIGLITAFDAIEGNGNISQPMMAGGLKVALLCTVFGLLCFVISRVAMLVLTIKAQKQETLPVS, encoded by the coding sequence ATGTCACAAATTATCGATCGTATTAATGAAGGAGGGCTACTATTTATGGTGCCTATTTTACTAGTTTTACTTGCAGTACTAGTCTTATTTATTTTAGCACTTGTAGGTAAAAAGCGTGTAAGAAATACACTAGAGCTCATAGGTCATCTCAGTCTTTTTGCACTTATGTGGGGACTTCTCGGGTCTACTATAGGTCTTATTACAGCCTTTGATGCTATAGAGGGAAATGGTAATATCTCACAGCCTATGATGGCAGGAGGACTCAAAGTAGCCTTGCTATGTACCGTTTTTGGATTATTATGTTTTGTGATAAGCAGGGTAGCAATGCTTGTGCTTACTATAAAAGCACAGAAGCAAGAAACTTTACCAGTAAGTTAA
- a CDS encoding histidine kinase has translation MLAPLLKKTIYLPIHIILWVLVWLFYIYFFSYAADNDQFVIHFATSLLPITIVVTYIIAYYLIPRFLLKKRYIVFTAYLLYTVVGSLFLIIIITFINFIFLSNYDMKQMPLLTRNFVFVFILVYLVAGLVSLAQLLKYNYKAIHRNSVLENKILEGQLLLKEKELHYLKEQIHPHFLFNTLNTIYGAALKESKHTPDLILKLSNLLDYSLNQIKKKTVAISEETGYIDSYIGLEQVRFRESLSVTFTKNIQRDIQVPPMLFIAFVENAFKHGGPIDEFLIINIHLEVVDKRLHFTIKNTVKAAQNNTLNHGLGLKNSKKRLDVLYPKKYTLTSELKDNWFYLDVNITLDQ, from the coding sequence ATGCTAGCACCATTGCTTAAAAAAACCATTTACTTACCTATACATATTATACTATGGGTATTAGTATGGTTATTTTACATTTACTTTTTTAGCTATGCGGCAGATAATGATCAGTTTGTCATACACTTTGCAACTAGCCTCCTACCTATTACTATCGTAGTAACCTACATTATTGCTTATTATCTAATACCACGTTTCCTTCTCAAAAAGAGATATATTGTTTTTACTGCATACCTATTATACACTGTAGTAGGCTCACTGTTTTTAATAATTATCATCACCTTCATAAACTTTATCTTCTTATCTAATTATGATATGAAGCAAATGCCCTTGCTCACGCGTAACTTTGTTTTTGTTTTCATACTCGTGTACCTCGTGGCTGGATTAGTCTCACTTGCACAACTGCTCAAATACAACTACAAGGCAATACATCGCAATAGTGTATTAGAAAATAAAATACTAGAAGGGCAATTACTACTTAAAGAAAAGGAACTCCATTACCTTAAAGAGCAAATACACCCTCATTTTTTATTTAACACACTTAATACGATTTATGGAGCGGCCCTAAAAGAATCTAAGCACACTCCAGACCTGATTCTCAAATTATCTAATCTACTCGACTACTCGCTTAATCAAATAAAGAAAAAGACCGTTGCCATATCTGAAGAGACTGGATATATAGATTCTTATATAGGTCTTGAGCAGGTGCGTTTTAGAGAGTCTCTAAGTGTCACCTTTACAAAAAACATACAGCGAGATATTCAAGTCCCGCCTATGTTATTTATCGCCTTTGTAGAAAATGCTTTTAAACACGGAGGGCCTATTGATGAGTTCCTTATTATAAACATACATCTTGAGGTGGTAGATAAGCGATTACATTTTACAATAAAAAATACAGTGAAAGCTGCTCAAAACAACACGCTTAATCATGGTCTTGGGCTTAAAAACAGTAAAAAAAGACTTGATGTGCTTTACCCAAAGAAATACACACTCACAAGTGAGCTAAAAGACAACTGGTTTTACCTAGATGTAAACATTACATTAGATCAATGA
- a CDS encoding LytTR family DNA-binding domain-containing protein, whose translation MRTYNAIIIDDEPMAREILESHLSKIEQISVVASCKNAAQGFSALSAHDVDLVFLDINMPEVTGLMFARAIQGNTKIIFTTAYREYAIDGFDLQAVDYLLKPISLERLMKALQKFYNEVDKPAQKTITDTFTFFRSDRKMVKVDFNSILYIESLGDYLKIHTNDEIIVTRETLSSAIEKLPIKQFLRTHRSYIVAVQKIDSYTNEHITIDETVIPISRSYRDTTLQLLSSIK comes from the coding sequence ATGAGAACGTACAATGCAATCATAATAGACGACGAGCCCATGGCACGTGAAATTTTAGAAAGTCACCTTTCAAAAATTGAACAAATAAGCGTGGTAGCCTCTTGTAAAAATGCCGCACAAGGTTTTAGCGCTCTAAGTGCTCACGATGTAGACCTTGTATTTTTAGACATAAATATGCCAGAGGTTACAGGTCTTATGTTTGCCAGAGCAATACAAGGTAATACTAAGATTATTTTTACCACCGCTTACCGTGAGTATGCCATAGATGGTTTTGATCTTCAAGCAGTAGACTACCTACTTAAACCTATCTCATTAGAAAGATTAATGAAGGCCCTACAGAAATTTTATAACGAAGTAGATAAGCCAGCGCAAAAAACAATTACAGATACCTTTACATTTTTTAGATCTGACCGTAAAATGGTGAAGGTAGACTTTAACAGTATTCTCTATATAGAAAGTCTAGGTGACTACCTAAAAATTCACACCAACGATGAGATTATTGTTACCCGAGAGACACTATCATCTGCTATAGAAAAATTGCCCATAAAACAATTCTTAAGAACCCATCGCTCATACATAGTGGCTGTGCAAAAAATAGATAGCTACACAAATGAGCACATCACTATAGATGAAACCGTTATCCCTATAAGTAGAAGCTATCGAGATACAACGCTTCAGTTATTAAGTTCTATAAAATAA
- the folE gene encoding GTP cyclohydrolase I FolE — translation MKTELERQLDQIEAIGDDHIGTSAVTPLRADAFEMSNADKLASIQKDVAHIMETLGLDMTDDSLKGTPKRVAKMFVNEIFSGLHPDNKPNVSVFDNNYKYGEMLVEKNITVYSTCEHHLLPIVGRAHVAYISNGTVVGLSKMNRIVDYYAKRPQVQERLTMQIVQELQRAMGTEDVACVIDAKHLCVNSRGIRDIESSTVTSEFGGKFKEEATRREFLDYIKLDTDF, via the coding sequence ATGAAAACAGAATTAGAAAGACAATTAGACCAAATTGAAGCAATAGGTGATGACCACATAGGGACCAGCGCGGTTACCCCATTGCGTGCAGATGCTTTTGAAATGAGCAATGCAGATAAACTTGCAAGCATCCAGAAGGACGTCGCTCACATTATGGAAACCCTAGGGCTAGATATGACAGACGACAGCCTTAAAGGAACACCAAAACGTGTGGCAAAGATGTTTGTAAACGAGATATTTTCTGGTTTACATCCTGATAATAAGCCTAATGTTTCAGTATTTGATAATAATTACAAATACGGAGAGATGCTAGTTGAAAAAAACATCACAGTATACTCTACCTGTGAGCATCACTTACTACCTATAGTAGGTCGTGCACACGTAGCATACATCTCAAACGGAACCGTGGTAGGGCTTAGTAAAATGAACCGCATTGTAGACTACTATGCAAAGCGTCCTCAAGTACAAGAGCGACTCACTATGCAAATTGTGCAAGAATTACAACGTGCTATGGGCACAGAAGATGTAGCCTGCGTTATAGACGCAAAACACCTTTGTGTAAACAGCCGTGGTATACGTGATATAGAAAGTAGCACGGTAACCAGCGAGTTTGGCGGGAAGTTTAAAGAAGAAGCTACACGTAGAGAATTTTTAGACTACATCAAGCTAGACACAGATTTTTAA
- the cysS gene encoding cysteine--tRNA ligase: protein MPLYQDQELTVYNSLSGKKEIFTPLLEGYVGMYVCGPTVYSNVHLGNVRTFMSFDMIFRYLKHLGYKVRYVRNITDAGHLTDDADQGEDKIAKKARLEQIEPMEVVQKYTLDFHDILNKFNFLPPSIEPTATGHIIEQIEIIKKIIDNGYAYEKNGSVYFDVIKFNEDHEYGKLSGRKLEDMITNTRALSAQDEKNNPQDFALWKKAEPEHIMRWPSPWGDGFPGWHLECTAMSTKYLGEQFDIHGGGMDLKFPHHECEIAQNEAAIGTEPVKYWLHANMLTLNGQKMAKSTGNSINPGEIFTGDSTHLTKGFAPSVARFFILQSSYRSIMDFSNDALLASEKGFNRLMEALKIAKNLDTSKESSFNVNDWKASCYAAMNDDFNTPILIAHLFDAVKQIHLIKDGKATITASDLKLLLETINAFVFDVLGLEDNNAFAKADDSKLSGTVELLIKLRKEARENKDFALSDKIRDELIELGIQLKDGREGTTFTVN from the coding sequence ATGCCTTTATACCAAGATCAAGAACTCACAGTTTACAATTCGCTTTCTGGAAAGAAAGAAATCTTCACACCTCTACTCGAGGGTTATGTAGGTATGTATGTGTGCGGTCCTACGGTATATAGTAATGTACACTTAGGTAATGTGCGCACCTTTATGAGTTTTGATATGATATTTAGGTATCTCAAACACTTAGGTTATAAAGTGCGCTATGTGCGTAATATTACAGATGCTGGTCACCTCACAGATGATGCAGATCAAGGAGAGGATAAGATTGCAAAAAAAGCAAGACTAGAGCAAATTGAGCCTATGGAAGTTGTACAGAAGTACACGCTAGACTTTCACGACATTCTCAATAAATTTAATTTCTTACCTCCTAGTATAGAACCTACAGCTACAGGTCACATCATAGAGCAAATAGAAATAATCAAAAAGATTATAGACAACGGGTATGCTTATGAGAAAAATGGCTCTGTATACTTTGATGTAATAAAATTTAATGAAGACCACGAGTATGGTAAACTTTCTGGCCGCAAGCTAGAAGATATGATTACAAACACTCGTGCCCTTAGTGCACAAGATGAGAAGAACAATCCTCAAGATTTTGCACTTTGGAAAAAAGCAGAACCTGAGCACATAATGCGCTGGCCTAGCCCGTGGGGTGATGGCTTCCCAGGGTGGCACCTAGAGTGTACTGCAATGAGTACAAAATATCTAGGAGAACAGTTTGATATACACGGTGGTGGTATGGATCTTAAGTTTCCTCATCACGAGTGTGAGATTGCTCAAAATGAAGCTGCAATAGGTACAGAGCCTGTAAAGTACTGGCTACACGCAAATATGCTCACCCTTAACGGCCAGAAAATGGCAAAGAGTACTGGTAACAGTATCAACCCAGGTGAGATTTTTACAGGAGACAGTACTCACTTAACAAAGGGATTTGCCCCTAGCGTTGCAAGGTTTTTTATCTTACAGAGTAGCTACCGCAGCATTATGGACTTCTCAAATGACGCATTACTAGCGAGTGAAAAAGGTTTTAACAGACTAATGGAAGCGCTCAAAATTGCAAAAAATCTAGACACATCTAAAGAAAGTAGCTTTAATGTAAACGACTGGAAGGCGTCTTGCTACGCCGCGATGAATGACGATTTTAACACTCCGATACTCATTGCACATCTTTTTGATGCAGTAAAGCAAATACACCTTATTAAAGACGGAAAAGCAACTATCACTGCAAGTGATCTTAAGTTATTACTTGAGACGATTAATGCTTTCGTTTTTGACGTACTTGGACTTGAAGACAATAACGCTTTCGCGAAAGCGGACGACTCAAAATTAAGTGGCACCGTAGAGTTACTTATAAAACTTCGTAAAGAAGCACGTGAAAACAAAGATTTTGCACTAAGTGACAAAATACGAGATGAACTTATAGAGCTAGGTATCCAGCTCAAAGATGGTCGTGAGGGAACTACCTTTACTGTAAACTAA
- the yidD gene encoding membrane protein insertion efficiency factor YidD, with translation MASAKKIAIAPFLGIIWFYQKFISSWTPSTCRYSPTCSYYTKTAFQRHGLLTGGKLALKRILSCHPWGGQGYDPVPEKEEVNNM, from the coding sequence ATGGCTTCTGCAAAGAAAATAGCAATTGCTCCCTTTTTAGGAATCATCTGGTTTTACCAAAAATTTATCTCCTCGTGGACACCTAGCACTTGCCGCTACTCACCCACTTGCTCTTATTACACCAAGACCGCTTTTCAAAGGCACGGACTTTTAACAGGTGGAAAGCTGGCATTAAAACGTATTTTATCTTGCCATCCTTGGGGTGGCCAAGGATATGACCCAGTTCCCGAAAAAGAAGAAGTAAATAATATGTAA
- the lgt gene encoding prolipoprotein diacylglyceryl transferase, whose product MLALKFTWNPVSGLDLGFITIHFYSLMFVVAFSLGFYLMKKMFQREDVAIEKLDSLFIYAVVSILLGARLGHVFFYQTELLWEDPLSVLLPFRFVPEFEFTGFRGLASHGAAMATIFGLYLYNKKVLHKSVLWILDRVVITCASGAVFVRIGNFLNSEMVGKVTDGPLGIQFVQDEISERRAVSLTNIPNPAQAYQALTSDPQFADIISTIPFRYPGQLMEAFGYVFVFLILFILYWKTDARKKSGFLFGLFLLLLMGVRFIVENFKREQVENREDWIFNLNTGQVLSIPFILIGLYFVITSFTKKTSYEAS is encoded by the coding sequence ATGCTCGCATTAAAATTTACGTGGAATCCAGTATCAGGACTAGATCTAGGCTTTATTACCATCCATTTTTATAGCTTAATGTTTGTAGTTGCATTCTCATTGGGTTTCTATTTAATGAAAAAAATGTTTCAGCGTGAGGATGTTGCTATTGAGAAACTAGACAGTTTATTTATTTATGCTGTAGTCTCTATTCTTTTAGGAGCACGACTAGGTCACGTTTTCTTTTATCAAACAGAATTACTTTGGGAAGACCCGCTTTCTGTGTTGTTACCATTTAGGTTTGTCCCAGAATTTGAGTTTACCGGTTTTAGAGGTCTTGCCAGTCATGGAGCCGCAATGGCCACCATTTTCGGGCTATACTTATATAACAAAAAAGTGTTGCACAAATCGGTTTTATGGATCTTAGATCGTGTAGTAATCACTTGTGCTTCTGGAGCTGTGTTTGTGCGCATAGGGAACTTTTTAAACTCAGAGATGGTGGGGAAGGTTACAGATGGTCCACTAGGCATACAGTTTGTGCAAGATGAGATTTCTGAGCGACGAGCAGTATCACTCACTAATATTCCTAATCCAGCACAAGCATATCAAGCGCTAACTAGCGACCCTCAATTTGCAGATATCATAAGCACTATACCGTTTAGATATCCTGGACAGCTCATGGAGGCTTTTGGGTATGTGTTTGTATTCCTTATCTTATTTATTCTATACTGGAAGACAGACGCCCGCAAGAAATCAGGATTTTTATTCGGTTTATTCTTATTACTACTCATGGGCGTGCGTTTTATAGTAGAAAACTTTAAACGTGAGCAGGTGGAGAATCGGGAAGATTGGATATTTAATTTGAACACAGGTCAGGTATTAAGTATTCCTTTTATACTAATAGGCCTATATTTTGTAATCACATCATTTACTAAAAAAACATCTTATGAAGCTTCGTAA
- a CDS encoding DUF192 domain-containing protein has translation MKLRNAAYISLFSILLTGVSCKNNNNPDSIISVEKPSFKKEGELTLIKASGQVIRTIDIEVADTAYEQEVDLKNRDRLLPHQGVLFLYPQEELRGYYMTDIRFPLDLIHINAENVIVSFSENTTPLDDKTFLPSQVPSQLVLKINGGLSEEWVIEVGDRVEWKLL, from the coding sequence ATGAAGCTTCGTAACGCTGCTTACATTTCGCTTTTCTCAATTCTTCTTACTGGAGTAAGTTGCAAAAATAATAACAACCCAGATAGCATAATCTCTGTTGAGAAACCGTCTTTTAAAAAAGAAGGAGAGCTTACACTTATAAAAGCTTCTGGACAAGTAATACGTACGATAGATATAGAAGTAGCAGACACTGCATACGAGCAAGAAGTAGATCTTAAAAATAGAGATAGACTTCTACCACATCAAGGAGTCCTTTTTCTATATCCACAAGAAGAATTAAGAGGATATTATATGACTGACATTAGATTCCCTCTAGATCTTATACACATAAACGCAGAGAATGTGATTGTGAGTTTTTCTGAAAACACTACACCGCTAGATGATAAGACATTCTTACCTTCACAAGTACCTTCGCAGCTAGTTTTAAAGATTAACGGTGGCCTATCTGAAGAGTGGGTTATTGAGGTAGGAGATCGGGTAGAATGGAAGCTTCTTTAA